The DNA region CCAGCCATAGACCTGTAGTCCACAACCCTCACCACCCGCACAAAGGGCCCCACCGCTACGAGGTAGAGGCCAGGCTTGTCGAAGACGATCTCCACAGGCGCGCGTCCCACTCGCCTTCTGTTAACATACACCCAAAACCCCCTGGGTGCGCCCACCCTCAGCGCCTCCCCCACAGTGATTACCACCCTCTTCTTGAAGAGGGCCCCACCCACCAGCGCCGCTGCGGCCATCCCAGCCAGAGGCAGAAACACGCCGAGGCCAATAGATGGCCACTGGTAGGGACCCGGCGAGGCGGGCGGTACCTCCGGCGTCGTCGCGGCTGGGGTAGGCGTCTCGCGAGGCGGCGGCGCCGCCGGCGATGGGGCGCCCATGGGAGGAGTCGCCTCTACCCCGATCCAGCCCACGCCCGGCTGGTAGTACTCAGCCCAGGCGTGGGGGCTGAAGGCCGTCAGCGACCACTGCGTCGGCACGGGGCCATCGCTCATGTAGCCAACCACGAGCCTGACATACACCCCGGAAGCCCTCGCCAACATTACAAAGGCTGTGGCGAAGTGGACGCAGACCCCCCTCTTGTTTTGGAGAAACCACATCAAGGGGTCCACGCCGGGGGGGATATGGGGCCATGGCGCATCCATTGTCCCGTCGTAGGTAAACCCCTTTAGAAATTCTTTAATCCTCTCAACCTTACACGACACATCTCCACAACCGGCGGTTATGTTTCGGGCAAGAGCCAGCAGAACCCCGGCCTGCCCGGAAGGGAGCGACAAGTCATCCGGCGAAGGCGGCAAATCACCTGGGCCGTAGTAAGAGGTCACCTCGCCCAATCTCCCCCCGGCGTATGCTACGTACAGGCCTGTGCGGCTGGCGGCTAAGTTGGCGCCGGGAGCGGACACCTTTATCGACCCCAGCTGAAGCCCGTCTACAGAAGGTGTAGCCACCGGGACGCAGCCGCCCATAAGCGGCAGAGTTAAGTTCAAAGCTCCGCCCTCTGTAAAAGGACCTCTCCCCACCGTCACGGAGTAGACGCCGAGGACTGGGTACTCCTCCGGAGTTGGCAACCACGTCCCCCCCTCGTACCTACTATACACGTAGCAACGTAGGTACAAGACCCCGCCCCCGCCCCGGGCCCAGAGATAGGTCTTGAAGTACAGCCCACCCGACAAGCTCACCTCCGGGGGCCTCACGGCTATGCCTCTGCTGAATCCCCAAGGTTGTGGAGAGGCGGCGGGCTCGCCTGGACTTACCAAAGAGACAATACCCGCATATACCAGCACGAGCCCCGCCGCCGCGAGCAAAATCCGCATGTCTAAACCAGGTCCAGTATATAAGAGTACACCGGCCCCAGAACTCGCCTACTCAACAGCAATGTCGAGGCCGTTAAATACGCCGGTAAAAAGATACGCCTTCTTGACCTTGCCTCCCACAACAAAATACAATTACGCTGTCCGTGACGTTTCCCCGACACCGCCTTGCATATGCAATTCTTAGGCCGCCGAAATTTTGAAAACGGCTTATGAAGATGACTCACCTGGAGCCAGCGGTTTTAGGCCGAAGAGCCTTGAATGCGTCTCCATCATGCACATGTCCTCAAACAGGGCGATGCCCGCCTCCATGAGCCGTTGCTTTGACTCCTCTGGGGCTCTAATCCCAAGCTGAAGCCACACCACCTTAACATCTCCCCTATCCCTCTTCCTCTTAATGACCTCATCAACTATCTTCGGCACCTCCTCAGAGGGCCGGAAGACTTGTACCACCTCTACTTCATCCGGAATTTCAAGCAGAGATCGATACGCCTTCTCCCCCCCAGATCTCGCCTGCCGAGGGATTTACGGGAATTACCCTATATCCAGCCTTTTTTAAATACAGCGGAACGACGTGCGCCCACTTTGAGGGGTCTCTAGATGCGCCTACCACAGCGATAGTCCTAAGGTTGAAGACCTCTAACAAATCCATGGAAAAAAATAGAATGGAGTTTATAAAAATTAAGACTTAAGAGCCTTTAGAGCCTCATCTACAGGAAATGCATATAGCGTAGTGGTCCTCACAGAACCCCTACTGTTGAGCTCAATAAGGGCCTTTAACAAATTCTCGGGCTTATCCACCTCGACTATGTTTACAAAATCGTACTCGCCAAAGGTGACGAATTGGTGGACCACCCTTACGCCGTACAACTCAAGCTCCTTGTTAAC from Pyrobaculum arsenaticum DSM 13514 includes:
- a CDS encoding transglutaminase domain-containing protein yields the protein MRILLAAAGLVLVYAGIVSLVSPGEPAASPQPWGFSRGIAVRPPEVSLSGGLYFKTYLWARGGGGVLYLRCYVYSRYEGGTWLPTPEEYPVLGVYSVTVGRGPFTEGGALNLTLPLMGGCVPVATPSVDGLQLGSIKVSAPGANLAASRTGLYVAYAGGRLGEVTSYYGPGDLPPSPDDLSLPSGQAGVLLALARNITAGCGDVSCKVERIKEFLKGFTYDGTMDAPWPHIPPGVDPLMWFLQNKRGVCVHFATAFVMLARASGVYVRLVVGYMSDGPVPTQWSLTAFSPHAWAEYYQPGVGWIGVEATPPMGAPSPAAPPPRETPTPAATTPEVPPASPGPYQWPSIGLGVFLPLAGMAAAALVGGALFKKRVVITVGEALRVGAPRGFWVYVNRRRVGRAPVEIVFDKPGLYLVAVGPFVRVVRVVDYRSMAGRAFEKLLKKLKLPPSATPREVAERFPQYREVALLVEKLRFGPRADNEDYRRLREML
- a CDS encoding GYD domain-containing protein; the encoded protein is MKERSERIKEVNKELELYGVRVVHQFVTFGEYDFVNIVEVDKPENLLKALIELNSRGSVRTTTLYAFPVDEALKALKS